Proteins co-encoded in one Dehalococcoidia bacterium genomic window:
- the tig gene encoding trigger factor, with product MKVLDRKNENHQEIFKVELDEAETDAAMEAAYEHLVKEVNIDGFRKGKVPRDVLEHRVGKDAIFDEAMKRALPDLIDGMLVENKVRAYATPMVRVTTREPVIFEATVPLPPDITLGDYNAIKMKPNPVVIEDKAVEDILERAQHQTADWEPTGAPAELKDMAVLDIESDVEGTPYVVEKEADFQLLPGWRFPVPGFAEELVGMKAGDEREFSLKMPDTYPDKAKAGKDVHFKVKVSDIRREKMPELNDEFAQKVAPGCGGIEKLREALKADLQHRAQDTEDKAFEEKVIDTLVEKSQIEFPPLLTENEAGRMVQEYVDRVRSTTQNEEEFKSVLKMTSEEKLLETYRPQAEQRVKRNLVISKLIESEKLEVDDADVDLQIAALTAEAGDKVQEQTTYLNKPENRDTLRWWLKTGKAKKLLVEKAQAD from the coding sequence ATGAAGGTACTGGACCGCAAGAACGAGAACCACCAGGAGATTTTCAAGGTCGAGCTGGATGAAGCCGAGACCGATGCCGCTATGGAAGCGGCCTACGAGCACCTGGTGAAAGAGGTTAATATCGACGGCTTTCGCAAGGGCAAGGTGCCCCGCGATGTGCTGGAACACCGTGTCGGCAAGGACGCCATCTTCGATGAGGCTATGAAGCGTGCGCTACCCGACCTCATCGACGGCATGCTGGTGGAAAACAAGGTACGCGCCTATGCCACACCTATGGTGCGCGTCACCACCCGAGAGCCGGTTATTTTCGAAGCCACCGTGCCGCTGCCGCCTGACATTACTCTGGGCGATTACAACGCCATCAAAATGAAGCCCAACCCGGTTGTCATCGAGGACAAGGCGGTCGAAGATATTCTGGAGCGCGCCCAGCACCAGACGGCCGACTGGGAACCCACCGGCGCCCCCGCCGAGCTCAAGGATATGGCTGTTCTGGACATCGAGAGCGATGTTGAAGGGACGCCTTACGTCGTGGAGAAGGAGGCCGACTTCCAGTTATTGCCGGGCTGGCGCTTCCCCGTGCCCGGTTTCGCCGAGGAACTGGTGGGAATGAAGGCCGGCGATGAGCGCGAGTTCAGTCTCAAGATGCCGGACACTTATCCCGACAAGGCCAAGGCTGGCAAGGACGTACATTTCAAAGTGAAAGTAAGCGATATCCGCCGCGAGAAGATGCCAGAGCTTAACGATGAGTTCGCACAGAAGGTAGCCCCCGGCTGCGGGGGCATCGAGAAGCTGCGCGAGGCGCTCAAGGCCGACCTTCAGCACCGGGCGCAGGACACCGAGGACAAGGCCTTCGAGGAAAAGGTCATTGACACCCTGGTGGAAAAGAGCCAGATAGAATTTCCTCCTCTGCTGACGGAAAACGAAGCCGGGCGCATGGTGCAGGAGTATGTGGACCGCGTGCGGAGTACGACGCAGAACGAGGAGGAATTCAAGTCCGTGCTCAAAATGACCTCCGAGGAAAAGCTGCTCGAGACCTACCGCCCGCAGGCGGAGCAGCGCGTCAAGCGCAACCTGGTAATCTCCAAGCTCATCGAGTCTGAGAAACTGGAAGTCGACGATGCGGACGTGGACCTGCAGATTGCCGCCCTCACTGCTGAGGCGGGGGACAAGGTGCAGGAGCAGACCACCTACCTCAACAAGCCGGAGAACCGCGATACACTGCGCTGGTGGCTCAAGACGGGCAAGGCCAAAAAGCTGCTTGTGGAGAAAGCCCAGGCGGACTAA
- a CDS encoding PHP domain-containing protein, translating into MHRKETRLLIKADLHVHTRYSGDSDTTFEKLVERCKTMGLGAIAVTDHDTAEGALALARQVLPFKVIVGEEVASTEGEIIGLFLKESIPGGLSPEETIKRIRQQGGLVCVPHPFDRYRSSAMQAATLERIAGQIDIVEVFNARSIPAQDLSLPGKFAESHKLLKGAGSDSHSAAEVGRAYVTIPDFEGRDDFLKAMAQAQIHAQHHSPFIYVRSLSRRIKKLFRSRR; encoded by the coding sequence CTGCATCGAAAGGAAACCAGATTATTGATTAAAGCCGACCTCCACGTCCACACGCGTTACTCAGGGGATTCCGACACTACATTCGAAAAACTGGTGGAGCGCTGCAAAACGATGGGACTGGGCGCCATCGCCGTAACCGACCACGACACCGCCGAGGGTGCGCTGGCGCTCGCCAGACAGGTCTTACCCTTCAAGGTCATCGTGGGAGAGGAAGTGGCCTCCACAGAAGGCGAGATAATCGGGCTATTTCTCAAGGAGAGCATCCCCGGCGGCCTGTCGCCGGAGGAGACTATCAAGCGCATCCGCCAGCAGGGCGGTCTGGTGTGCGTACCCCATCCGTTCGACCGCTACCGCTCGTCAGCCATGCAGGCAGCCACGCTGGAGCGCATCGCCGGACAGATAGATATTGTAGAGGTCTTCAACGCCCGCAGCATACCGGCGCAAGACCTCTCGCTGCCGGGCAAGTTTGCAGAGTCCCACAAACTGCTTAAAGGCGCTGGCAGCGATTCGCATTCGGCGGCGGAGGTCGGGCGGGCCTATGTCACTATCCCGGATTTCGAGGGGCGCGACGATTTCCTCAAGGCCATGGCGCAGGCGCAAATCCATGCCCAACACCACAGTCCTTTCATTTACGTGAGGAGCCTGTCACGGCGCATCAAAAAGCTGTTCCGGAGCAGGCGTTAG
- a CDS encoding tyrosine recombinase XerC, giving the protein MQQAVLSYVDRFVDYLEAEKHASPYTVRNYKSDLVGNLQHGSQKGFFQFLDQRGITSLEAVDKRVMREYLGYLVDQRVAKVSLARKLSAIRSFYRYLLREHIIERNPTALTVSPKLDHHLPEFLTIDEMDRLLRMPDVSTPLGIRDRAILELFYAAGMRVSEMAGLNIRQMDMDSREIRVVGKGNKERVVIIGLPAAQALETYLRQTRPKLAIKGSGSAVFLNYKGGRLTERWLQKLLIKYAHNAGLLKKVHPHILRHTFATHLLDGGADLRVVQDLLGHASLSTTQIYTHVTQTQARRVYMGSHPMAGLKDKENENDAEAPAKTEDYSI; this is encoded by the coding sequence ATGCAGCAAGCTGTTTTAAGCTACGTGGACCGCTTCGTGGACTACCTCGAGGCCGAAAAACACGCCTCGCCCTATACTGTGCGCAACTATAAGAGCGACCTGGTGGGCAACCTGCAGCACGGCTCGCAAAAGGGCTTCTTCCAGTTCCTCGACCAGCGCGGCATCACCTCGCTGGAAGCAGTGGACAAGCGCGTCATGCGCGAATACCTGGGCTACCTGGTGGACCAGCGCGTGGCCAAGGTGAGCCTGGCGCGCAAGCTCTCGGCCATACGCTCCTTCTACCGCTACCTGCTGCGCGAGCACATTATAGAACGCAACCCTACCGCGCTCACGGTTTCCCCCAAACTGGACCACCACCTGCCGGAGTTTCTCACAATAGACGAGATGGACCGACTGCTCAGAATGCCGGATGTGAGTACCCCCCTGGGCATTCGAGACCGGGCCATCCTGGAGCTGTTTTACGCGGCGGGTATGCGCGTCAGCGAGATGGCTGGGCTCAACATTAGACAGATGGACATGGACTCGCGCGAGATACGCGTGGTGGGCAAGGGCAATAAAGAGCGCGTGGTCATCATAGGACTTCCGGCGGCGCAGGCGCTGGAGACGTACCTGCGGCAGACCCGGCCTAAGCTTGCCATCAAAGGGTCGGGCAGCGCCGTATTCCTTAATTATAAAGGCGGGCGGCTCACCGAACGCTGGCTGCAGAAGTTGCTGATCAAATATGCGCATAACGCCGGGCTGCTGAAAAAGGTGCATCCCCACATCCTGCGCCACACCTTCGCCACGCACCTGCTGGACGGCGGGGCCGACCTTAGAGTGGTGCAGGACCTTTTAGGGCACGCCAGTTTATCCACCACTCAGATTTATACCCATGTAACGCAGACACAGGCCCGCCGGGTCTATATGGGCTCGCACCCCATGGCCGGGTTGAAGGATAAAGAAAATGAAAACGACGCAGAAGCGCCTGCAAAAACTGAGGACTACTCTATCTGA
- the topA gene encoding type I DNA topoisomerase: MAKHSLVIVESPAKAKTLARMLGKSYIIKASLGHVRDLPKSRIGVDIEHDFEPKYVVSRDKSKTVKELKEAVKDASTVYLATDPDREGEAIAWHLAEATRVDKTNFRRVVFHEITSDAIEEAFKHPRDIDMHLVDAQQARRIVDRLLGYKLSPLLWSKVRRGLSAGRVQSVAVKIVVDREREIEKFVPVEYWTIAAELLKHGTTKPQFRATLVGLADGKKLPVSDKKTAEAVKGELEKAEYSVFKIATKQVKRAPAPPFITSTLQQEAWRRFHYSAKKTMALAQQLYEGLSVGDEGSVGLITYMRTDSTHVATQAIAEAREYISGKYGADYLPAKPRVFAGKVKGAQEAHEAIRPTSVKREPQAIKSFLSLDQNRLYQLIWQRMVASQMAEAVFDNTTLDVEAKSKAAKTNYLLRTQTSVNIFPGFITLYTEQKDEEDEEEKKASALPKLEKGDALKLLPPIQTEQQFTKPPPRFTEATLIKMLEQNGIGRPSTYAPILATIQDREYVHKTAGAFQPTELGFVVTDMLVENFGNIINVEYTARMEDELDKIANNEMEWVGVVRDFYGPLEKDLEKASEGIEKVKLEDEKTGESCPDCGKPLVIKMGRFGKFIACSNYPECKYHTNFRIKTGVPCPDCPEGGEMVGRFNKKGKIFYGCSAYPKHKFAINARPLKEPCPECGKLLIEAGKGVRCTSCKYRGKKAE; this comes from the coding sequence ATGGCAAAACACAGTCTGGTTATCGTGGAATCCCCGGCCAAGGCCAAAACGCTGGCCCGCATGCTGGGAAAAAGCTATATCATCAAGGCCTCGCTGGGGCATGTGCGCGACCTGCCCAAGAGCCGCATCGGGGTGGATATCGAGCACGACTTCGAACCCAAGTACGTCGTGTCGCGCGACAAGAGCAAGACGGTCAAAGAGCTTAAAGAAGCGGTGAAAGACGCTTCCACCGTCTATCTGGCAACCGACCCCGACCGCGAAGGAGAAGCCATCGCCTGGCACCTGGCGGAGGCTACGCGCGTCGATAAAACCAACTTCCGCCGCGTCGTCTTCCACGAAATTACTTCGGATGCCATCGAGGAGGCTTTCAAACACCCGCGCGACATTGACATGCACCTGGTGGACGCCCAGCAGGCGCGGCGCATCGTCGACCGGCTTTTGGGCTACAAGCTCTCGCCCCTGCTGTGGAGTAAGGTGCGCCGCGGGCTCTCGGCGGGACGGGTGCAGTCGGTGGCGGTCAAGATCGTGGTGGACCGCGAGCGCGAGATAGAAAAGTTCGTGCCCGTGGAATATTGGACCATCGCCGCCGAGCTTTTAAAGCACGGCACAACAAAACCCCAGTTCCGGGCGACGCTGGTGGGGCTGGCGGATGGCAAGAAACTGCCCGTATCGGACAAGAAGACGGCAGAAGCCGTCAAGGGCGAGCTGGAAAAGGCCGAGTACTCAGTTTTCAAGATAGCCACCAAGCAAGTCAAACGAGCCCCCGCCCCGCCCTTCATCACTAGCACGCTGCAGCAGGAGGCCTGGCGGCGCTTTCACTATTCCGCCAAGAAGACCATGGCGCTGGCGCAGCAGCTCTACGAAGGGCTTTCCGTGGGCGACGAGGGCAGCGTCGGCCTCATCACCTACATGCGCACCGACTCGACGCATGTGGCCACACAGGCCATCGCCGAGGCGCGCGAGTACATAAGCGGCAAGTACGGCGCGGACTATCTGCCGGCCAAACCCCGCGTCTTCGCCGGCAAGGTGAAGGGGGCGCAGGAGGCCCACGAGGCCATCCGCCCCACGTCCGTCAAACGCGAGCCGCAGGCAATTAAATCATTCCTGAGCCTCGACCAGAACAGACTCTACCAGCTCATCTGGCAGCGCATGGTGGCCTCACAAATGGCCGAGGCTGTTTTCGATAACACCACACTGGACGTGGAGGCTAAAAGCAAAGCCGCAAAAACCAATTACCTTTTGCGCACGCAAACCTCGGTGAACATCTTCCCCGGCTTCATCACTTTATATACCGAGCAGAAGGACGAAGAGGACGAGGAGGAGAAAAAAGCCTCTGCCCTGCCGAAGCTGGAAAAGGGCGACGCTCTCAAGCTGCTGCCTCCCATCCAGACCGAACAGCAGTTCACCAAGCCGCCGCCGCGTTTTACCGAGGCCACCCTAATCAAGATGCTGGAACAGAACGGCATCGGGCGCCCGTCCACCTATGCCCCCATCCTGGCCACTATACAGGACCGCGAATACGTCCACAAGACGGCCGGGGCCTTCCAGCCCACCGAGCTGGGCTTCGTGGTGACCGACATGCTGGTGGAAAACTTCGGCAACATTATCAACGTGGAGTACACCGCCCGCATGGAGGATGAGCTCGATAAAATCGCTAACAATGAGATGGAGTGGGTCGGCGTAGTGCGAGACTTTTACGGCCCGCTCGAAAAGGACCTCGAGAAAGCCTCTGAAGGCATCGAAAAGGTCAAGCTCGAGGATGAGAAGACCGGGGAATCCTGCCCCGACTGCGGCAAGCCGCTGGTCATCAAGATGGGGCGCTTCGGCAAGTTCATCGCCTGCTCCAACTATCCCGAGTGCAAGTACCACACCAACTTCCGCATCAAGACCGGCGTTCCCTGTCCGGATTGCCCGGAGGGGGGCGAGATGGTGGGCCGCTTCAACAAAAAAGGCAAGATTTTTTACGGCTGCAGCGCCTATCCCAAGCACAAATTCGCCATCAATGCCAGGCCTTTGAAGGAACCCTGCCCGGAGTGTGGCAAGCTGCTGATTGAAGCGGGCAAAGGAGTGCGCTGCACCAGCTGCAAATACCGGGGCAAAAAAGCGGAGTAG
- a CDS encoding phosphoglycerate transporter — protein MYRIGWFSTGRDEAARNLLAAAVEAIKNGEVKAVIEFVFCSREPGESPESDAFIEQVERYGLPLVCYSYQRFKARTPADTPPSGSFPSWRLTYDREVMSRLGDLCPDLCVLAGYMLIVGPEMCTRYTMINLHPALPSGPTGTWQEVVWQLIEQKASETGVMMHLVTPELDRGPVASYCRFSIRGGEFDTLWSQMKGKSVSDIKKTDGECNPLFRLIRAEGLKREFPLIIATIKAFSERRVRVEAGKVIDSHGKIIPGYDLTREIDRLVSKA, from the coding sequence ATGTATCGTATAGGCTGGTTTTCTACTGGACGGGACGAGGCCGCCCGCAACCTGCTGGCAGCGGCTGTCGAAGCTATTAAAAACGGCGAGGTCAAGGCTGTTATTGAATTCGTCTTTTGCAGCCGCGAGCCCGGCGAGTCCCCCGAGAGCGACGCTTTTATAGAACAGGTAGAGCGTTATGGTCTGCCTCTGGTTTGCTACTCTTACCAGAGATTTAAAGCCAGAACGCCAGCGGACACGCCGCCGTCTGGCTCATTTCCATCATGGCGGCTGACCTATGACCGCGAGGTCATGTCGCGCCTCGGTGATTTATGCCCCGACCTGTGCGTGCTGGCGGGCTACATGCTCATCGTCGGCCCGGAGATGTGCACGCGCTATACTATGATAAACCTGCACCCCGCTTTACCCTCCGGTCCCACCGGCACCTGGCAGGAGGTTGTCTGGCAGCTCATCGAGCAGAAGGCATCCGAAACAGGCGTCATGATGCACCTGGTCACGCCGGAGCTCGACCGCGGCCCTGTGGCGAGTTACTGCCGCTTCTCGATACGCGGCGGGGAATTCGATACACTCTGGAGTCAGATGAAAGGCAAAAGCGTCTCCGATATCAAGAAGACGGACGGCGAGTGTAACCCTCTCTTCAGGCTTATTCGCGCCGAGGGGCTCAAGCGCGAATTCCCGCTGATAATCGCCACCATCAAGGCCTTCAGCGAACGCCGGGTCCGAGTGGAGGCAGGCAAAGTGATAGACTCTCATGGTAAAATTATCCCGGGTTACGACCTGACGCGCGAGATTGACAGGCTGGTTTCTAAAGCCTGA
- the dprA gene encoding DNA-protecting protein DprA, with product MDKRDLKYWLGFSLTPGIGPVRFGQLEAAFKTLEAAWQAGPPELKQAGLDDNAVKSINQTRPKLDLDAEWGKLEKLDIRLITHHDKAYPARLKEIYNRPALLFIKGEIKTEDEWCVSIVGTRQPTIYGRQVAEEISAGLAASRITVVSGLAKGIDAISHKAALEAGGRTLAVVGGGLDSVYPSENTELAKRIIEHGAIISEYPPGTRPRPENFPRRNRILSGLCLGVLVVEAAEGSGALITAQLALEQNREVFAIPGSILSNASSGTNKLIQAGAKCVLRVSDILEELNLTAAAHQMEMKVVLPASDTEAALLKYLGAAPIHIDEICQVSCLPAHTVSGTLAMMELKGMVKQVGAMNYALVRESRENYAVTIE from the coding sequence ATGGACAAGCGCGACCTCAAATACTGGCTCGGTTTCAGCCTGACCCCCGGCATCGGCCCGGTCAGGTTCGGCCAGCTTGAGGCTGCCTTCAAGACGCTCGAAGCTGCCTGGCAAGCCGGACCCCCCGAACTCAAACAGGCGGGGCTGGACGATAACGCCGTAAAGAGCATCAATCAGACTAGACCCAAGCTCGACCTCGACGCCGAGTGGGGTAAACTGGAGAAGCTGGATATACGCCTGATAACCCATCACGACAAGGCCTATCCGGCGCGGCTTAAGGAAATATACAACAGGCCGGCGCTCCTCTTTATAAAAGGTGAGATAAAGACTGAGGACGAGTGGTGCGTGTCCATCGTCGGCACCCGGCAGCCCACCATCTACGGGCGGCAGGTGGCCGAGGAAATATCCGCCGGGCTGGCCGCCAGCCGTATTACCGTAGTCAGCGGCCTGGCCAAAGGCATCGACGCCATCAGCCACAAAGCGGCGCTCGAAGCCGGGGGGCGCACGCTGGCAGTGGTGGGAGGGGGTCTCGACAGCGTCTATCCGTCAGAGAATACGGAGCTGGCGAAGCGCATCATAGAGCACGGGGCTATAATAAGCGAGTACCCGCCCGGCACGCGCCCGCGCCCGGAGAATTTCCCACGGCGCAACCGCATACTTTCGGGGCTGTGCCTGGGGGTGCTGGTGGTGGAGGCAGCCGAGGGCAGCGGCGCTCTAATCACGGCGCAACTGGCTCTCGAACAGAACCGCGAGGTGTTCGCCATCCCGGGCAGCATATTGTCTAACGCCTCGAGCGGCACCAACAAGCTCATCCAGGCCGGGGCTAAGTGCGTCCTGCGGGTGAGTGATATACTGGAGGAGTTGAACCTGACGGCGGCGGCCCACCAGATGGAAATGAAAGTGGTATTGCCGGCCAGCGACACGGAGGCGGCGCTGCTTAAATACCTGGGTGCTGCCCCGATTCATATAGATGAGATTTGCCAGGTGAGCTGCCTGCCCGCCCACACCGTCAGCGGCACGCTGGCCATGATGGAGCTCAAAGGCATGGTGAAGCAGGTGGGCGCCATGAATTATGCTTTAGTGCGAGAATCACGCGAGAACTACGCGGTGACGATAGAGTAG
- a CDS encoding carbohydrate kinase family protein, which produces MVKNTFPRVVGLGALNVDRIFRVERLLADGESAIEDGGSFAGGSAANTIYGLSRLGVTTGVCGAVGDDSNGRLLLADFKKVGADTSHIITLPGVSSGTVFCLSAPRKRSLYVLAGANGSLSLQDIDLAYINHAEYLHLSSFVDDAQFGLSQKIVERLSPKVKLSFSPGALYVARGMKALKPFFMRTHIIFINRDEIEKLTGLDYQKAAGACLKAGCKAVAVTLGRGVKLDGRTVVAYIRDNRNEWFIDAGKPSRAKVVDTTGAGDAFAAGFLFGLLEGKPHETCGRLGHCAARLSLKCSGARGGLPTRRQLEQHFLKLYGKSE; this is translated from the coding sequence ATGGTTAAAAACACATTTCCACGCGTGGTCGGTCTGGGTGCGCTCAACGTTGACCGCATTTTCCGTGTGGAGCGCCTGCTGGCCGATGGGGAAAGCGCTATCGAGGACGGCGGCTCATTTGCCGGAGGTTCCGCCGCCAATACCATCTATGGACTATCAAGGCTCGGCGTTACGACGGGTGTCTGCGGTGCGGTTGGCGATGACTCAAATGGCAGGCTGCTCCTCGCCGACTTCAAAAAAGTCGGCGCCGATACAAGCCACATCATAACATTGCCAGGAGTTTCCAGCGGCACCGTTTTCTGTCTGAGCGCCCCTCGCAAGCGCTCCCTGTATGTCCTCGCCGGAGCCAATGGCTCGCTCAGCCTGCAAGACATCGACCTGGCCTATATCAATCACGCTGAATATCTGCATCTCTCGTCATTTGTGGACGACGCCCAGTTTGGCCTCTCTCAAAAGATTGTGGAGAGGCTGTCGCCGAAGGTCAAATTGAGTTTCTCTCCAGGCGCGCTTTACGTAGCGAGAGGCATGAAGGCCCTTAAACCGTTCTTTATGCGCACCCACATCATCTTCATCAATCGAGATGAAATAGAAAAGCTTACCGGATTAGATTATCAGAAGGCTGCCGGCGCATGCCTCAAGGCCGGGTGCAAGGCGGTGGCTGTGACCCTTGGCAGGGGTGTGAAACTCGATGGCCGGACGGTTGTGGCCTACATACGCGATAACCGGAACGAATGGTTCATCGACGCGGGAAAGCCGTCACGTGCAAAAGTAGTCGACACTACGGGGGCGGGTGATGCCTTTGCCGCCGGATTCCTCTTCGGCCTGCTTGAGGGCAAGCCTCATGAGACCTGCGGCAGGCTGGGCCACTGCGCGGCGCGTCTCAGCCTTAAATGCAGCGGCGCCAGGGGGGGACTCCCCACCCGGCGCCAGCTCGAACAACATTTCTTAAAGCTCTACGGAAAGAGCGAGTAA
- a CDS encoding ATP-dependent Clp protease proteolytic subunit has product MDFKNVVPMVIESGARGERAYDIYSLLLKERIIILGTPINDQVANSIVAQLLFLDREDPDKDINLYINSPGGVINSGLAIYDTMQLIRPPVSTICMGLAASMATVLLCSGAKGKRFALPNSTIHMHQAIGGAQGQATDIEIAAREILRVQEIIRNILAKNTGQTMERIVHDTDRDFYLNPVSAVEYGLIDEILTKPEPKEVKGKK; this is encoded by the coding sequence ATGGATTTCAAGAATGTTGTTCCCATGGTTATCGAGAGCGGGGCGCGCGGGGAGCGGGCTTACGACATCTACTCGCTGCTGCTTAAGGAGCGCATTATAATACTGGGCACGCCCATCAACGACCAGGTGGCCAACAGCATCGTAGCCCAGTTGCTATTCCTCGACCGCGAGGACCCGGACAAGGACATCAACCTGTACATCAACTCGCCGGGCGGCGTCATCAACTCTGGACTCGCCATCTACGATACCATGCAGCTCATCCGCCCGCCTGTATCGACCATCTGCATGGGTCTGGCTGCCAGCATGGCCACCGTGCTGCTGTGCTCCGGGGCCAAGGGCAAGCGCTTCGCGCTGCCCAACTCCACCATCCATATGCACCAGGCCATCGGCGGGGCGCAGGGACAGGCGACCGATATCGAGATAGCCGCCCGCGAAATACTGCGCGTGCAGGAAATCATACGCAATATCCTAGCCAAGAATACCGGCCAGACGATGGAGAGGATAGTCCACGACACGGACCGTGACTTTTATCTGAATCCGGTATCGGCGGTGGAGTACGGCCTGATAGACGAGATTTTGACCAAGCCGGAGCCCAAAGAGGTCAAGGGCAAGAAGTAG
- a CDS encoding M24 family metallopeptidase, which translates to MKTTQKRLQKLRTTLSEKNIPAILISQPENRYYLSCFSGSAGYLLITQEKQILATDFRYIEQVKRQSPGFSLFEIKGEMSAWFPAFISGLGLKELFFESEDITFDRYSKLKKIIAPLGIKLKPSSGLVGAMRAVKEPGEIALIEQAVAVSDAAIEHIRRAARPGMTEIQMAWKIEKYMREHGSQTVPFEVIVAAGKNAALPHHRPSYYVVQAGEPIIIDIGAKCEGYVSDLTRTIGLGKEDKQFRRIHGIVLEAQTTAEEQIRSGMSGSEADAIARNIIESAGYGDKYGHGLGHGLGLVIHEKPYVGVTSKDVLADGMVFTVEPGIYLPEWGGVRIEDTVVLKHGKIRVLSKSRK; encoded by the coding sequence ATGAAAACGACGCAGAAGCGCCTGCAAAAACTGAGGACTACTCTATCTGAAAAAAACATTCCGGCCATACTGATTTCGCAGCCAGAAAACCGCTACTATCTCTCCTGCTTCAGCGGCTCGGCCGGTTATCTGCTTATCACGCAGGAGAAACAGATTCTGGCTACCGATTTCCGTTATATTGAGCAGGTGAAGCGGCAGTCGCCCGGTTTCAGCCTTTTCGAGATAAAAGGCGAGATGTCCGCCTGGTTTCCTGCGTTCATCTCCGGGCTCGGTCTAAAAGAGTTGTTTTTCGAATCCGAGGACATCACCTTCGACAGGTACAGCAAACTCAAGAAGATAATCGCCCCTCTGGGTATCAAACTCAAGCCCTCCAGCGGCCTGGTGGGGGCCATGCGCGCCGTCAAAGAGCCGGGCGAAATAGCCCTCATCGAGCAGGCGGTGGCCGTCAGCGACGCCGCCATCGAGCACATACGCCGGGCCGCCCGCCCCGGCATGACCGAGATTCAGATGGCCTGGAAAATAGAAAAATACATGCGCGAGCACGGCAGCCAGACCGTGCCCTTCGAGGTCATCGTGGCCGCGGGTAAAAACGCCGCTTTACCCCACCACCGCCCGTCCTACTATGTCGTCCAGGCGGGAGAACCCATTATTATCGACATTGGCGCAAAGTGCGAAGGTTACGTCAGCGACCTGACGCGCACCATCGGCCTTGGAAAAGAAGACAAACAGTTCCGCCGGATTCATGGAATCGTTTTGGAAGCCCAAACGACGGCTGAGGAGCAAATACGCTCAGGCATGAGCGGGAGCGAGGCCGATGCCATCGCCCGCAACATCATCGAAAGCGCCGGCTACGGCGACAAGTACGGCCACGGCCTGGGACACGGGCTCGGGCTGGTGATACATGAAAAGCCGTACGTGGGAGTCACCTCCAAAGATGTGCTGGCTGACGGCATGGTCTTCACCGTCGAGCCCGGCATCTACCTGCCCGAATGGGGCGGCGTGCGCATTGAGGATACGGTCGTGCTCAAACATGGTAAAATAAGAGTGCTGTCCAAGTCGCGAAAGTAG
- a CDS encoding DUF4238 domain-containing protein, with protein MTEFKSWNEPNLSFTEVRRQHYVPQLLLREFVVDNKIRVFDLDENTEFRTSTVNAAVANQFYDEHIADYHLSTETWLANLENEAAPIIKKLLDNPDTLSSLSTENEVSFSRFLAALRFRTPAFRERMEKTFADMLTEIKKMGKRQIYAQFDKAEADYHWADIENKPDSWWFQETEPHQQTNITNHMLGEIQGYANLLRAAPWRIGRVPDSCRLYSSDNPISGYLQPVRLVGEGGAFSSFTYYVPLSPKLLLEIMRRPDNNDKESLQPRGGRKCKNFSEWEIAFARNVITNDARRYLFGDGTIVLKNEANDFLERIGKVQIEFSIRYFGYNPSSFHQMGNNIMRL; from the coding sequence ATGACTGAGTTTAAGTCTTGGAATGAGCCAAATTTGAGCTTTACTGAGGTTAGGCGTCAGCATTATGTGCCCCAACTCTTACTACGTGAATTTGTAGTAGATAACAAGATTCGTGTATTTGATCTTGACGAAAATACCGAATTTAGAACATCCACAGTAAATGCGGCAGTTGCGAATCAATTTTATGATGAGCATATCGCAGACTATCATCTTTCCACTGAAACTTGGCTTGCAAACCTAGAAAATGAAGCAGCACCAATTATTAAAAAGTTGTTGGACAACCCAGACACCTTATCGTCTCTATCTACTGAAAACGAAGTTTCTTTCTCTAGGTTTCTTGCCGCGCTTCGATTTCGTACCCCGGCATTTAGAGAAAGAATGGAAAAAACATTTGCTGATATGCTAACAGAAATAAAGAAGATGGGTAAAAGGCAAATTTATGCTCAATTTGATAAAGCAGAGGCAGACTATCACTGGGCGGATATTGAAAATAAACCAGATTCATGGTGGTTTCAAGAAACAGAACCTCACCAGCAGACTAACATTACTAATCATATGCTTGGGGAAATTCAAGGATATGCGAATCTTCTCCGAGCCGCTCCCTGGCGAATTGGGCGTGTACCAGATTCTTGTCGTCTCTATTCGTCAGACAATCCAATTTCGGGTTATCTTCAACCAGTTCGTCTAGTTGGTGAAGGCGGTGCTTTTTCTTCGTTTACTTATTATGTTCCTTTATCTCCTAAATTACTCTTAGAAATAATGCGTAGACCAGACAATAATGATAAAGAGAGCTTACAGCCTCGTGGTGGAAGAAAATGTAAAAATTTTTCGGAATGGGAAATAGCATTCGCAAGAAACGTAATCACGAACGACGCTCGTAGGTATCTGTTTGGAGATGGGACAATAGTGCTCAAGAATGAGGCTAATGACTTTTTGGAGAGGATAGGTAAAGTCCAAATAGAGTTCTCCATTCGGTATTTCGGCTACAACCCTTCCTCCTTTCACCAGATGGGGAACAATATTATGCGCCTATAA